The genomic segment CGTTGATCACAAAGCGGTCCACATCTTCGGTAAACATATCCCGCACCGTGCGGAAGAGCAGTGTCTCCTCGGAATGGATGAGCCTGGGCGCCGAGACGAAATCCGCCTTATCCTGAATCTTGCCCCAGAGCCGCGCCAGGAAGTTGACCTCCCCCGCCAGCTTCTCTTCCGAACAGCCCACGGCCGCCGTGCGCACGATGATGCCCATACCCTCCGGCTTGTATTTTTCCATGATCGTCTTGAGGCGCTCGCGCTCGGCCTCGTCTTCGATGCGGCGGGAAACGCCCACATGATCCACCGTCGGCATGAGCACGATCATCCGGCCGGGCAGCGTGATATGCGTCGTTACCCGGGCGCCCTTGGTGCCGCCCGGCTGCTTTAGCACCTGCACCATGATCTCCTGGTTCTGCTTGAGCAAGTATTTGATATTGGTATTTTTCAGCTCGCGATCCACATTGGCCCGCTCGCCCTGGAACTCAAAGTCGGATTTATCCGCCAGAATATCGCCGGCATAGAGGAACGCGTTCTTCTCCAGGCCCACGTCCACAAACGCCGCCTGCATGCCCGGCAGAATATTCTCCACTCTGCCCTTGTAGATATTGCCGACGAGCCGCTCGTTGCCGCGGAATTCCACCTGTATCTCTGCCAGCTCCCCATCCTCCAGCAGAGCGACTCTCGCCTCATGCGGGTTGACGTCTGCGATGATCTCTCTTTTCATCCAAAACCCTCCACTCATAAAAACTATACAAAAAGCTCAGACAGAGCTTTATATTCTCCATTTTGCCCGGCGTATAAATCCTTGCGCACGACCCGCATCTGCTCCAGGCCGCCCAGCCTCTTTTCCGCCTCGGCAATCAAAAGCTTGGGCGTTACGGTTTCAGCCCCGAAATTGCCCAGCATCAGCCGAATGGACTGCCCTATCTTCGCCTCATAGATGAGCGGGCGCAACTCCATCTGCCGCGTCTTTCCTTTTCTCTGCTTCTCGATGACAAAGCTCTTCTGCTCCAGCAGCTGAGCAAGCCACGCCGAAAAAGCCGCGTCCGGCTCTATGATCTCGTATTCCGCCCGCACGGCCAGCGCCATCAGCTTGCCCATGCCCTCGGGCAGCCTGCCCAGTTCGCAGACGGCAAACCCGGCTGGCATCTGCTCTGCCAGCGCCTTTTTGGCGGCGGCGCAGTCCAAATCTTCCTGCACCTGCAATTCAAAATAGTCCCCTTCCGTCTCCAGGCCAACGGCCATGGCGGAAGCAAATGCCATGTTCATATGCGGATGAAACCCGCTGGAATACTGCGCAGGGATGCCTGCCCGGCGAACTGCCCGGGAAAACATATCCTGCAAATCCAAATGTGATAAAAAGCGGCCAAGGCCCGTTCTGCTAAATTTTACTCCGATTCTCATTGTTTGCAAAACCTCCCCAGCCCGCATCC from the Christensenellaceae bacterium 44-20 genome contains:
- a CDS encoding TIGR03936 family radical SAM-associated protein, with protein sequence MRIGVKFSRTGLGRFLSHLDLQDMFSRAVRRAGIPAQYSSGFHPHMNMAFASAMAVGLETEGDYFELQVQEDLDCAAAKKALAEQMPAGFAVCELGRLPEGMGKLMALAVRAEYEIIEPDAAFSAWLAQLLEQKSFVIEKQRKGKTRQMELRPLIYEAKIGQSIRLMLGNFGAETVTPKLLIAEAEKRLGGLEQMRVVRKDLYAGQNGEYKALSELFV